The proteins below come from a single Rhodococcus sp. WMMA185 genomic window:
- a CDS encoding maleylpyruvate isomerase family mycothiol-dependent enzyme: MAGTGASKAIAKEPLTAALIEQWRVIGTLLPELTDAQWASATPLPGWRVQDVVAHIVGTELMLSGVDTPASADDLSQLEHVRNRVGLHVERWVAAFRGCTSQQVLAKYREITAHRAGVLEAMTQSDFDAPTETLSGPFPYGRFMRVRLFDCWFHEHDIRDAVGIAGDETGQAAEYALTELLEPSGPGIRDEGGLGYVIGERAKAPRGSIVTFELVGPITADVHVAVDSRAVVEKPDRPSTVTIRLPSTVFTRLCGGRTRAVDHWDRIAIRGDDELGRRVLADMAYTI, encoded by the coding sequence GTGGCTGGTACGGGAGCATCGAAGGCGATAGCGAAGGAGCCGCTGACCGCCGCGCTGATCGAGCAATGGAGGGTCATCGGTACCCTGCTGCCAGAACTCACGGATGCGCAGTGGGCGTCAGCGACGCCGCTACCGGGGTGGCGAGTGCAGGACGTCGTCGCCCATATCGTGGGCACCGAGTTGATGCTCAGCGGGGTCGACACTCCGGCCTCCGCAGACGACTTGTCACAGCTCGAGCACGTGCGCAACCGGGTTGGTTTGCACGTCGAGCGGTGGGTCGCGGCGTTTCGCGGCTGTACCTCGCAACAGGTCCTCGCGAAGTATCGGGAGATTACGGCTCATCGCGCCGGAGTTCTCGAGGCCATGACGCAGTCGGACTTCGATGCGCCCACCGAGACCCTGAGCGGGCCGTTCCCTTACGGCCGGTTCATGCGAGTTCGCCTCTTCGACTGCTGGTTTCACGAACATGACATTCGTGATGCCGTCGGAATCGCCGGAGATGAGACCGGCCAGGCGGCCGAATATGCCCTCACCGAACTACTCGAGCCGTCGGGGCCTGGTATCCGTGACGAGGGCGGCCTGGGATACGTGATCGGTGAGCGTGCGAAGGCGCCGCGGGGTTCGATCGTGACGTTTGAGCTAGTCGGGCCCATCACCGCCGATGTCCATGTGGCCGTTGACAGCCGAGCCGTGGTGGAGAAACCGGACAGGCCGTCAACGGTGACGATCCGGCTGCCCTCCACGGTGTTCACGCGGTTGTGCGGCGGCCGCACCCGAGCAGTCGATCACTGGGATCGAATTGCCATCCGTGGCGACGACGAGCTTGGTCGCCGGGTATTGGCGGACATGGCCTATACCATCTGA
- a CDS encoding dimethylarginine dimethylaminohydrolase family protein yields the protein MDDIAVDYEYGTLKEVIVGRGIMLYPDMDQARWAAEGVGVLPEAEAEKMWERSGRLSTDLPKTRLVETENDALIEILERFGVVVHRPTEVTRELVVANYGEEWLVNGFIQTYSRDPMFVVGDNVIELAPGAPLRRAEILGYRKLFAERVEGSGAKWFQMPVVDATSMTSGDYDKNDHAALEGGDLLVLGRTILAGTTLNPTVGSSARGVAWLATILGPQGYDVEQVRIGPEFLHLDVCLSIPRDGLAIACPGAFVDGLPSALDGWDLIEVTTRQARLLACNGLPIDPDNYILGYNDDEDGSMVRGELEARGITVHAIPFGNHTEDGGSIRCATHPLVRCLADPHARGRT from the coding sequence ATGGATGACATCGCAGTCGACTACGAGTACGGAACCTTGAAGGAAGTGATTGTCGGGCGGGGGATCATGCTCTACCCCGATATGGACCAGGCGAGGTGGGCGGCCGAGGGGGTCGGCGTGCTCCCCGAAGCCGAGGCGGAGAAGATGTGGGAACGGTCGGGTCGACTGTCGACAGATCTACCGAAGACACGTCTCGTCGAGACCGAGAACGACGCGCTCATCGAGATCCTCGAACGGTTCGGGGTAGTGGTGCACCGGCCGACCGAGGTCACCCGCGAACTCGTGGTCGCAAACTATGGCGAAGAATGGCTGGTGAACGGGTTCATTCAGACCTACAGCCGAGATCCGATGTTCGTCGTCGGTGACAACGTGATCGAACTTGCGCCCGGAGCACCCCTCCGCCGTGCCGAGATTCTCGGATACCGGAAGTTGTTTGCCGAGCGGGTCGAAGGCTCGGGGGCGAAGTGGTTCCAGATGCCGGTCGTCGATGCCACCTCGATGACGAGCGGGGACTACGACAAGAACGACCACGCCGCGCTCGAAGGAGGCGACCTACTCGTGCTCGGGAGGACCATCCTGGCGGGGACCACACTCAACCCGACGGTGGGGTCGAGCGCGCGCGGCGTCGCCTGGCTGGCCACGATTCTCGGGCCGCAAGGCTACGACGTCGAGCAGGTCAGGATCGGCCCCGAGTTCCTGCACCTCGACGTCTGCCTCTCGATCCCACGGGACGGTCTCGCGATCGCCTGCCCGGGCGCGTTCGTAGACGGTCTCCCGAGTGCGTTGGACGGGTGGGACCTGATCGAGGTGACCACTCGACAGGCCCGACTGCTTGCGTGCAACGGACTGCCGATCGACCCGGACAACTACATCCTCGGATACAACGACGACGAAGACGGATCGATGGTGAGAGGCGAACTCGAAGCCCGGGGAATCACCGTGCATGCCATCCCGTTCGGCAACCACACCGAGGACGGTGGATCGATTCGCTGCGCGACCCACCCGCTCGTTCGATGCCTTGCGGATCCGCATGCTCGAGGGCGCACGTGA
- a CDS encoding LLM class F420-dependent oxidoreductase: protein MDFRVVVDPQFGATYADQLAVARAAEDLGFSAFFRSDHYLAPGVAGLPGPTDSWVTLGALARETTRIRLGTMVTSITFRYPGPLAITVAQVDEMSTGRIELGIGAGWLEDEHRAYGIPFPTLGERFDRLAEQLGILTGLWSTPVGETFDYRGSYYTLADSPALPKPLQRPHPPIIVGGMGAKRTPALAAQFASEFNLPGLAQPDAAAAQLQRVAEAVAAAGRPAESMVYSAVFALCIGRDDKEVARRADPVRRLIPGVTDISPLVGTPGQVVDRCGALSELGIQRVYAWLLDMGDLEQLELFATSVMPHLR from the coding sequence GTGGACTTTCGCGTTGTTGTCGACCCCCAGTTCGGTGCTACTTATGCCGATCAGCTAGCCGTCGCACGAGCCGCGGAGGATCTGGGATTCTCGGCGTTCTTCCGATCAGACCACTACCTTGCACCAGGCGTTGCGGGCCTGCCCGGGCCCACCGATTCTTGGGTCACGCTCGGCGCCCTCGCCCGCGAAACAACGAGAATCCGACTGGGCACGATGGTCACCTCGATAACGTTTCGCTATCCGGGTCCGCTTGCTATCACGGTCGCCCAGGTCGACGAAATGAGCACTGGCCGCATCGAACTCGGCATCGGCGCAGGCTGGCTGGAAGACGAGCACCGAGCGTACGGAATACCGTTCCCGACCCTGGGTGAGCGGTTCGACAGGCTCGCCGAGCAGTTGGGGATCCTCACCGGTCTGTGGAGCACTCCTGTCGGTGAGACGTTCGACTACCGGGGCTCCTACTACACACTGGCCGATAGTCCCGCGCTGCCGAAACCACTTCAGCGCCCCCATCCGCCGATCATCGTCGGCGGTATGGGGGCCAAGCGTACGCCAGCGCTCGCCGCGCAGTTTGCCAGCGAGTTCAACCTGCCGGGCTTGGCGCAACCCGATGCGGCCGCTGCGCAGTTGCAGCGGGTCGCCGAGGCGGTGGCCGCGGCGGGCCGTCCCGCCGAGTCGATGGTCTATTCGGCGGTGTTCGCGCTGTGTATCGGCCGCGACGACAAGGAGGTCGCTAGGCGTGCCGATCCAGTGCGCCGGCTGATTCCGGGAGTGACCGACATCAGTCCCTTGGTCGGCACCCCCGGCCAGGTCGTCGATCGCTGTGGCGCATTGTCGGAACTTGGTATCCAGCGGGTGTACGCGTGGCTACTCGATATGGGCGATCTAGAACAGCTCGAGCTGTTCGCCACCAGCGTCATGCCACATCTGCGCTGA
- a CDS encoding PH domain-containing protein, whose translation MGIVRTSTTRVLAPVDATHQAIIEAMKAVGQDVTPGNPITGTAKRSIMKNRWAATVSAGVRPESDAATLVDWSVDMSGDKHHAILAEILQALPGIEVDDLGVTEALERLGKMGRFFGFQEASALTQYVHIDERVVELAQGIYDGKQGMLVLTTQRLFFFDKSVLGAQVEEFEFSAIGSLGHSKKMGGETINISISGRSAEIKQVAHGRAETFIQAFRRVKADASAASAPTQTVIQAAPAPDLAEQIKKLAELREMGALSDEEFESKKSDLLARM comes from the coding sequence ATGGGAATCGTACGTACATCAACCACTCGCGTCCTCGCGCCAGTCGACGCGACACACCAAGCGATCATCGAAGCAATGAAGGCGGTCGGCCAGGATGTCACACCCGGCAACCCGATCACCGGCACCGCTAAGCGGTCAATCATGAAGAACCGGTGGGCGGCCACCGTCTCCGCCGGCGTCCGGCCCGAAAGTGACGCCGCAACCCTCGTCGACTGGTCTGTCGACATGTCGGGCGACAAGCACCACGCCATCCTCGCCGAGATCCTGCAAGCCCTCCCTGGGATAGAGGTCGACGACCTCGGCGTCACGGAAGCACTCGAACGTCTCGGAAAGATGGGGCGCTTCTTCGGCTTCCAGGAGGCATCCGCTCTCACCCAGTACGTCCACATCGATGAACGAGTCGTCGAACTCGCCCAGGGCATATACGACGGCAAGCAAGGAATGCTGGTACTGACAACGCAGCGCCTGTTCTTCTTCGACAAGTCGGTCCTCGGCGCCCAGGTTGAGGAGTTCGAATTCTCCGCGATCGGATCGCTGGGACACTCGAAGAAGATGGGTGGCGAGACCATCAACATCTCAATCTCAGGCCGGAGCGCGGAGATCAAGCAGGTCGCGCACGGTCGCGCCGAAACGTTCATTCAGGCGTTCCGCCGTGTGAAGGCCGATGCTTCTGCGGCATCAGCGCCGACGCAGACAGTGATTCAGGCCGCGCCGGCACCGGATCTTGCCGAGCAGATCAAGAAGCTCGCCGAGCTGCGTGAGATGGGCGCGTTGAGCGACGAGGAGTTCGAGTCGAAGAAGTCGGACCTGCTCGCCCGTATGTGA
- a CDS encoding beta-propeller fold lactonase family protein, translated as MTTIDRTRSRVGSSRVSAALGGSVLAIAALLTTAVGQATAATVTASIPVDPRPTGVAITPDGSRVYITHMHEDSTVSVIDTTTNTVTASIDVGLGPLGLAITPDGSRAYIPIFADSSVSVIDTATNTITTTIPVGPTPAWVAITPDGSRAYIPNQAEDLVSVIDTATNTITATIPVGPSPTWVAITPDGSRAYIPNQGDDTVSVIDTATNTVTSTIPVGPGAIGVEITPDGSRAYVTNADDDTVSVLDTATNTVTTTIPVSGEPVGVAITPDGSRAYITQRRDDTVSVIDTATNTVTTTIPVGDGPIEVEITPDGSRAYITNETGDTVTVVAIEES; from the coding sequence ATGACCACCATTGATCGGACGCGCTCACGCGTCGGATCGTCGCGAGTGTCGGCGGCACTCGGCGGTTCCGTTCTCGCCATAGCTGCACTCCTTACTACCGCTGTCGGGCAAGCGACCGCAGCTACTGTCACCGCTAGCATCCCAGTCGACCCGCGGCCAACCGGAGTGGCGATCACCCCTGATGGGTCCCGCGTCTACATCACCCACATGCACGAAGACAGCACGGTGTCGGTGATCGACACCACGACCAACACCGTCACCGCCTCCATCGACGTTGGCCTCGGCCCACTCGGGCTTGCGATCACCCCGGACGGATCCCGCGCTTACATCCCCATCTTCGCGGACAGTTCGGTGTCGGTGATCGACACCGCTACCAACACCATCACCACTACCATCCCCGTCGGCCCGACCCCGGCCTGGGTGGCGATCACCCCGGACGGGTCCCGTGCCTACATACCGAACCAGGCGGAGGACTTGGTGTCGGTGATCGATACCGCTACCAACACCATCACCGCTACCATCCCGGTCGGCCCGAGCCCGACTTGGGTGGCGATCACCCCGGACGGGTCCCGCGCCTACATACCGAACCAGGGGGACGACACGGTGTCGGTGATCGATACCGCTACGAACACCGTCACCTCTACCATCCCGGTCGGCCCGGGCGCGATCGGGGTGGAGATCACCCCGGACGGTTCCCGCGCCTACGTCACCAACGCCGATGACGACACGGTGTCGGTGCTCGATACCGCCACCAATACCGTCACCACTACCATTCCAGTCAGCGGCGAACCGGTCGGGGTGGCGATCACCCCGGACGGGTCCCGCGCCTACATCACCCAAAGGCGGGACGACACGGTGTCGGTGATCGATACCGCCACCAATACCGTCACCACTACCATCCCGGTCGGCGACGGACCGATCGAGGTGGAGATCACCCCAGACGGTTCCCGCGCCTACATCACCAACGAGACAGGCGACACAGTAACTGTGGTCGCGATTGAGGAGTCGTGA
- the der gene encoding ribosome biogenesis GTPase Der — MTEQFTTEFVSDGTWSEESDWEILDLEDGGDEDSHAAVPTLAVVGRPNVGKSTLVNRIIGRREAVVEDVPGVTRDRVSYEANWSGRRFLVQDTGGWEPDAKGLQQSVARQAELAMQTADAILLVVDAVVGATATDEAVAKVLRRSKTPVLLVANKVDDGRTESEVAALWSLGLGQPHSVSATHGRGTGDLLDEVLAALPATPREGIPGGGPRRVALVGKPNVGKSSLLNKLSGGERSVVHNIAGTTVDPVDSIVELGGRPWRFVDTAGLRKRVSHASGAEFYASLRTRSAIEAAEVAILLIDASEPISEQDLRVLSMVADAGRSLVIAFNKWDLVDEDRRLQLDREIDRDLVRVPWAQRVNISAQTGRAVQKLVPALDTALESWDKRIPTGRLNTWLKEVVAATPPPMRGGRLPRVMFATQAATRPPTFVLFTTGFLEAGYRRFLERRLREEFNFDGSPVRISVRVREKRERRSR; from the coding sequence GTGACCGAACAATTCACAACCGAGTTCGTATCCGACGGGACCTGGAGCGAGGAATCGGATTGGGAGATCCTGGACCTCGAGGACGGTGGCGACGAAGATTCCCATGCCGCGGTTCCCACGCTCGCCGTGGTCGGTCGGCCGAATGTCGGCAAGTCCACTCTGGTCAACCGGATCATCGGCCGCCGCGAAGCCGTAGTCGAGGACGTTCCCGGGGTCACCCGGGACCGTGTGTCCTACGAGGCGAACTGGAGCGGGCGCCGATTCCTGGTACAGGACACCGGCGGTTGGGAACCAGATGCCAAGGGTCTGCAACAGTCAGTGGCGCGTCAGGCAGAACTGGCGATGCAGACCGCCGACGCGATCCTCCTTGTCGTCGATGCAGTGGTTGGTGCGACGGCCACGGACGAGGCCGTCGCCAAGGTGTTGCGTCGATCCAAGACTCCGGTTCTGTTGGTGGCCAACAAGGTTGACGACGGGCGTACCGAATCAGAGGTTGCTGCGCTGTGGTCGCTGGGCCTGGGCCAGCCGCACTCGGTGAGCGCGACACACGGCCGCGGCACCGGCGATCTCCTCGACGAGGTCCTCGCGGCCCTCCCTGCGACGCCACGCGAGGGCATTCCCGGCGGCGGACCGCGGCGGGTGGCACTGGTCGGAAAGCCGAACGTCGGCAAGTCCAGCCTGCTGAACAAGTTGTCAGGCGGCGAACGTTCAGTGGTACACAACATCGCGGGCACCACGGTTGATCCCGTCGACTCCATCGTGGAACTCGGTGGTAGGCCGTGGCGTTTCGTCGACACCGCGGGTCTGCGGAAACGAGTCAGCCACGCCAGTGGTGCCGAGTTCTATGCTTCCCTTCGGACGAGGAGCGCCATCGAGGCGGCAGAGGTAGCGATACTGCTGATCGACGCGTCCGAGCCGATCTCCGAGCAAGATTTGCGTGTGCTGAGCATGGTGGCGGATGCAGGGCGGTCTCTCGTAATCGCGTTCAACAAGTGGGATCTCGTCGACGAGGACCGCAGGCTTCAACTCGATCGTGAAATAGACCGCGATCTCGTGCGGGTTCCCTGGGCGCAACGCGTGAACATCTCGGCTCAAACTGGTCGCGCGGTGCAGAAGTTGGTACCGGCTCTCGACACAGCCTTGGAATCCTGGGACAAGCGCATCCCCACCGGCAGGTTGAACACTTGGCTCAAGGAAGTCGTGGCAGCGACTCCGCCGCCGATGCGGGGCGGACGACTGCCTCGCGTGATGTTCGCTACACAGGCTGCCACGCGTCCTCCGACGTTCGTGCTGTTCACAACCGGGTTCCTCGAGGCCGGCTACCGACGGTTCCTCGAACGCCGCCTACGCGAAGAGTTCAACTTCGACGGAAGCCCGGTTCGTATCTCGGTGCGTGTGCGCGAAAAGCGAGAGCGACGCAGTCGTTGA
- the cmk gene encoding (d)CMP kinase, protein MSTSPLAVAMDGPSGTGKSSVSRLLAKRLDARYLDTGAMYRVATLHVLRKGIDLSDPAAIADATAGLPWSIGTDPSGEQVLLDGEDVRQEIRGDAVTGAVSTVSAVKAVRDLLVEAQRRLAGEATRIVVEGRDIGTVVLPDADVKIYLTASAEARARRRNMQNLAEGRGDDYAAVLADVRRRDHLDSTRAVSPMRPAEDSTLVDTSELGIDDVIGRLLLVVSERTGAGQ, encoded by the coding sequence GTGAGTACTTCTCCGCTGGCCGTTGCTATGGACGGTCCGTCCGGGACCGGCAAGTCGAGCGTGTCTCGCTTGCTGGCGAAGCGACTCGATGCGCGCTACCTGGATACCGGGGCGATGTACCGAGTTGCGACGTTGCATGTGCTGCGTAAGGGCATAGACCTGTCCGACCCTGCCGCGATCGCCGACGCCACCGCCGGACTCCCGTGGTCGATCGGCACGGATCCGTCCGGTGAACAGGTGCTGCTCGATGGCGAGGATGTAAGGCAAGAGATCCGCGGTGATGCGGTGACCGGCGCCGTTTCGACTGTCTCCGCCGTCAAGGCGGTGCGTGATCTGCTCGTCGAAGCGCAGCGTCGTCTCGCAGGCGAAGCTACGCGGATTGTGGTCGAGGGTCGGGACATCGGCACGGTCGTTCTGCCGGATGCCGACGTGAAGATCTATTTGACCGCTTCGGCGGAGGCTCGAGCACGACGCAGGAATATGCAGAATCTCGCGGAGGGCCGCGGCGACGACTATGCGGCCGTACTGGCTGACGTGCGACGTCGGGACCACCTCGATTCCACGCGTGCCGTGTCGCCCATGCGGCCGGCCGAGGACTCCACACTGGTCGACACCAGCGAACTCGGCATCGACGACGTGATCGGCAGGTTGCTGCTGGTGGTAAGCGAGAGAACTGGAGCAGGGCAGTGA
- a CDS encoding pseudouridine synthase, translating to MKKPARRDGTPDRKTVKQRPTRSETAKRTDRSESAQRSARSDVARSKSGRPDVVAAKNKHGKPKSAKPQRTQVQAPKISNAKPARNQYADMDRPAGPPQGDGMRLQKVLAQAGVASRRAAEELISQGRVEVDGRIVIEQGLRIDPENAVVRVDGVRVVVQKDLVHLALNKPRGWQSTMSDDLGRPCVGDIVSERVTAGQRLFHVGRLDADTEGLLLLTNDGDLAHRLMHPSFEVSKTYMATVSGAIERGVGKRLKQGIELDDGPAKVDTFTLLDINEGKSLVRVTLHEGRKHIVRRLFDAVGHPVIRLVRTDIGAVALGDQRPGTLRVLGRGEVGGLYGAVGL from the coding sequence GTGAAGAAGCCCGCTCGCCGAGATGGCACACCGGACCGCAAAACTGTGAAGCAGCGCCCAACCAGGTCGGAGACCGCTAAGCGGACCGATCGGTCGGAGTCCGCTCAGCGGTCGGCCCGGTCCGATGTAGCGAGGAGCAAATCCGGCAGGCCCGACGTCGTGGCCGCCAAGAACAAGCACGGCAAGCCCAAGTCTGCAAAGCCGCAACGCACCCAGGTTCAGGCGCCGAAGATCAGTAACGCAAAGCCGGCCCGCAATCAGTACGCCGACATGGATCGGCCCGCTGGCCCCCCGCAGGGCGACGGAATGCGCTTGCAGAAGGTACTGGCCCAGGCCGGAGTCGCTTCGCGCCGCGCGGCCGAGGAACTGATTTCCCAGGGGCGTGTAGAGGTCGACGGCCGGATAGTCATCGAGCAGGGATTGCGTATAGATCCGGAGAACGCAGTAGTCCGTGTGGACGGCGTTCGCGTCGTGGTCCAGAAGGACCTGGTGCACCTGGCGTTGAACAAGCCCCGGGGTTGGCAGTCCACGATGTCGGACGACCTGGGACGCCCATGCGTCGGCGACATCGTCTCCGAGCGGGTCACCGCGGGACAGCGGCTGTTCCATGTCGGTCGTCTGGACGCCGATACCGAAGGACTGCTGCTGCTTACGAACGATGGCGATCTGGCGCATCGGTTGATGCACCCGTCGTTCGAGGTGTCGAAGACCTACATGGCTACCGTGTCCGGCGCTATCGAGCGTGGTGTCGGCAAGCGACTCAAGCAGGGCATCGAACTCGATGACGGTCCGGCGAAGGTCGACACCTTCACGTTGCTCGACATCAACGAAGGCAAGTCGCTCGTTCGCGTGACACTCCACGAAGGGCGCAAGCACATCGTGCGGCGTCTGTTCGACGCCGTGGGCCATCCGGTGATCCGGCTCGTGCGGACCGACATCGGCGCCGTCGCACTCGGTGATCAGCGTCCCGGAACCCTTCGGGTACTCGGCCGCGGCGAGGTCGGCGGGTTGTACGGGGCGGTGGGACTGTGA
- the scpB gene encoding SMC-Scp complex subunit ScpB: MSSEPFDETDFDSLAIDAELEAELSDIELSGAEAELSDTELEAILESLLLIVDSPAGVEQLASATGASAKRITETLNRMSAQFTARGSGIDLRFAGDGWRLYTRTDYAPYVERLLLDGARSKLTRAALETLAVVAYRQPLTRARISAVRGVNVDGVVRTLLARGLIAESGVDPDTNATQYSTTELFLERLGLASLADLPALAPLLPDVDLIDDISDSVESDPRFARMNKAAASTEELDTGLDVEH, translated from the coding sequence ATGAGTTCGGAGCCGTTCGATGAGACGGACTTCGATAGCTTGGCTATTGATGCTGAACTCGAGGCTGAACTCTCGGACATCGAGCTTTCAGGCGCCGAAGCCGAGTTGTCGGACACCGAACTCGAGGCGATTCTCGAGTCACTGTTGCTGATCGTCGACTCCCCGGCCGGAGTCGAGCAACTCGCCTCCGCGACCGGCGCCTCTGCGAAACGTATCACCGAAACGCTGAACCGCATGTCCGCCCAGTTCACGGCTCGGGGGAGCGGGATCGATCTCCGATTTGCCGGTGACGGATGGCGGCTGTACACACGGACCGACTACGCGCCCTATGTGGAGCGACTCCTTCTCGATGGCGCGCGCTCGAAGCTGACCAGAGCCGCTCTGGAAACGCTGGCTGTGGTCGCATACCGTCAACCATTGACCCGCGCTCGGATCAGCGCGGTGCGCGGTGTAAATGTCGACGGCGTGGTGCGCACACTCCTCGCTCGCGGACTGATCGCTGAATCCGGCGTCGACCCCGATACCAACGCCACGCAGTATTCGACGACGGAGCTCTTCTTGGAGCGGCTCGGGCTGGCATCGCTCGCCGATCTGCCCGCCCTGGCCCCCCTGCTACCGGACGTCGATCTGATCGATGACATCAGTGACAGTGTGGAATCTGATCCGCGATTTGCGAGAATGAATAAAGCTGCGGCATCCACAGAAGAGTTGGACACCGGGCTAGACGTCGAACACTGA
- a CDS encoding segregation and condensation protein A: MNSEVLDQADQQENPAERGFRVALLNFEGPFDLLLTLINQRKLDVTEVALHQVTDDFISYTRTLGTEMGLDQTTEFLVVAATLLDLKAARLLPSGEVEDAEDLALLEARDLLFARLLQYRAYKQVAQLFGELEAAALRRYPRSVSLEDQFTDLLPAVLLGVDAQRFAEIGAAVFAPRPKPSVSLDHLHVQAVSVPEQAERMMELLRTRGVGEWASFGDLVSDCESTVEIVARFLALLELYRDQSVLFEQPEPLGELLVSWTGEGASAPVIEEDYG, from the coding sequence ATGAACTCCGAGGTGCTGGACCAGGCTGACCAGCAGGAGAACCCCGCCGAGCGGGGGTTCCGGGTCGCGTTGCTCAACTTCGAGGGACCGTTCGACCTGCTCCTCACGCTGATCAATCAGCGGAAGTTGGACGTCACCGAAGTCGCGCTGCACCAGGTGACGGACGACTTCATTTCCTACACGCGCACGCTCGGCACTGAAATGGGCCTGGACCAAACCACGGAGTTCCTGGTGGTCGCCGCCACACTGCTCGACCTGAAGGCGGCGCGTCTGCTCCCTTCGGGGGAGGTAGAGGACGCGGAGGATCTCGCCCTGCTCGAGGCACGCGACCTACTGTTCGCCAGGCTGCTGCAGTACCGCGCATACAAGCAGGTTGCCCAATTGTTCGGCGAACTGGAGGCTGCTGCGCTGCGTCGGTATCCGCGCTCGGTGTCTTTGGAAGACCAGTTCACCGATTTGCTGCCTGCGGTACTGCTGGGCGTCGACGCCCAGCGTTTCGCCGAGATCGGTGCGGCCGTGTTCGCGCCACGGCCGAAGCCGTCGGTGAGCCTGGACCATCTGCACGTGCAGGCCGTGTCGGTTCCGGAGCAGGCGGAACGGATGATGGAACTACTCCGGACGCGTGGAGTCGGGGAATGGGCCAGCTTCGGTGACCTCGTCTCCGACTGTGAGTCGACCGTCGAGATCGTGGCAAGATTCCTCGCGTTGCTCGAGCTGTATCGAGACCAGTCGGTGTTGTTCGAACAGCCCGAGCCTCTGGGAGAGTTGTTGGTGAGCTGGACCGGAGAGGGTGCGAGCGCTCCGGTGATCGAGGAGGACTACGGATGA
- a CDS encoding ParA family protein translates to MGSEANIERTGDYRTVVTPQPPAAESGHPQSECDVFGVQQPGTAALLGEDVAVEHSELGPTGRPMREVPEPAPLVSHGPAKIIAMCNQKGGVGKTTSTINLGASLAECGRRVLLVDLDPQGALSAGLGVAHHDLELTVHNLLVEPRVSIDEVLMRTRVEGLDLLPSNIDLSAAEIQLVTEVGREQTLGRVLDPVLDRYDYVLIDCQPSLGLLTINALACADSVIIPMECEYFSLRGLALLNDTVEKVHDRLNPRLELAGIVVTMFDSRTLHAREVMERVVEVFGDVVYDTVINRTVRFPETSVAGEPITTWAPKSTGAEAYRALAREVIHRSGR, encoded by the coding sequence ATCGGGAGCGAAGCGAACATCGAAAGAACAGGAGACTATCGGACCGTGGTGACACCGCAGCCGCCAGCGGCGGAGTCTGGGCATCCCCAATCGGAGTGCGACGTGTTCGGCGTGCAGCAGCCCGGCACCGCCGCATTGCTCGGTGAAGACGTCGCGGTAGAACACAGTGAGCTCGGACCTACGGGTCGACCGATGCGTGAGGTGCCGGAGCCGGCCCCTTTGGTGTCTCACGGACCGGCCAAGATCATCGCGATGTGCAACCAGAAGGGTGGCGTCGGGAAGACGACGTCCACGATCAACCTGGGCGCCTCGCTCGCCGAATGCGGTCGTCGAGTGTTGCTCGTAGACCTCGATCCGCAGGGCGCGCTGTCCGCCGGGCTCGGGGTAGCACATCACGATCTCGAACTGACGGTCCACAACTTGCTCGTCGAACCGCGCGTCTCGATCGACGAGGTGCTGATGAGGACGAGGGTCGAGGGCCTCGACCTTCTTCCCAGCAACATCGATCTGTCGGCGGCAGAGATCCAGCTGGTTACCGAGGTCGGTCGCGAGCAGACACTCGGGCGTGTTCTCGACCCAGTTCTCGATCGATACGACTACGTCCTGATCGATTGCCAGCCATCTCTCGGTCTGCTCACCATCAATGCACTGGCCTGCGCGGACTCGGTGATCATCCCGATGGAATGCGAGTACTTCAGCTTGCGCGGACTCGCACTGCTCAACGACACAGTCGAAAAGGTCCACGACCGGTTGAATCCCCGACTCGAACTTGCCGGCATCGTCGTGACGATGTTCGACTCGCGGACGTTGCACGCTCGCGAGGTGATGGAGCGTGTGGTCGAGGTGTTCGGTGATGTCGTCTACGACACGGTGATCAACCGGACGGTTCGGTTCCCGGAAACTTCGGTCGCAGGAGAGCCGATCACCACCTGGGCGCCGAAGTCGACGGGTGCAGAGGCGTATCGGGCGCTGGCGCGCGAAGTCATCCATCGGTCCGGTCGATAA